From the Clostridiales bacterium FE2011 genome, one window contains:
- a CDS encoding shikimate kinase, with the protein MAVDKHLFLIGMQGCGKSSLGKRTAKETGVPFADTDAMVAQSAGGTVNEFFEKYGEETFRRAETNALAALTYARPMIISTGGGTVLNPVNRHIMRSWGTIVLIDRPLEDILSDIKLDRRPTLRDGGLAEVERVYHERLPIYRDLADITLRNDQGYHMAVYILTRLVRERL; encoded by the coding sequence ATGGCAGTGGACAAGCATCTGTTTCTGATCGGCATGCAGGGCTGCGGCAAAAGCAGTCTGGGCAAGCGCACAGCAAAAGAAACAGGCGTTCCGTTTGCGGACACTGACGCCATGGTGGCTCAGAGTGCCGGTGGAACGGTGAACGAGTTCTTTGAGAAATACGGGGAAGAAACCTTCCGGCGGGCAGAAACAAACGCGCTGGCCGCGCTGACCTATGCCCGGCCGATGATCATCTCCACGGGCGGAGGCACGGTGTTGAATCCGGTAAACCGTCATATCATGCGGTCCTGGGGTACGATTGTGCTGATTGACAGGCCTTTGGAAGACATCCTGAGTGACATCAAGCTGGACCGGCGACCTACCCTGCGGGACGGGGGCCTGGCTGAGGTGGAACGTGTTTATCATGAACGGCTCCCTATATACCGCGATTTGGCCGACATCACCCTGAGAAACGATCAGGGATATCATATGGCGGTGTATATTCTTACCCGGCTGGTACGGGAAAGACTCTGA
- a CDS encoding beta-lactamase family protein: MDTTLLNGLRFFTRETAILEGVSAACGAGNRTVSAMDGAVREDSVFDLASVTKLFTGLCAMKLKEEGLLDPGRPVFSYDSRFRFLKDTTVWDLMTFAVTVRTPVRLDGCTDRESAMEALFASTAAPHEDVRRIYSDIPAMILKYVLEAAAGMSFMDCARKLVLEPAGMSETWSAVPPERRKDCQCYDREHRIENGQQILREGWKPGVPHDPKAAVLQGDTGDLCGHAGLFSTRGDMVRFCRAVLERKIVGEESLREMAVNRTGRKRTNGAWTQFLGIQCYVRHPDQYYSEIPCYMGKQAFGIGGFTGNHVSVDPEHDLFAVFLGNRVLNRLTVLVPEEGKTLADYSLNPDGTGFFRWNDGEVIPSSVKYVHQKDEHFHKSVAEALQLPAIDFNEE; this comes from the coding sequence ATGGACACAACCCTCCTGAACGGCCTCCGGTTTTTTACCCGGGAAACGGCCATCCTGGAAGGTGTTTCCGCGGCATGCGGCGCCGGAAACAGAACAGTGTCAGCCATGGACGGGGCTGTCCGGGAGGACAGCGTTTTTGACCTGGCCAGCGTAACGAAACTGTTCACGGGCCTGTGTGCCATGAAACTGAAAGAAGAAGGTCTGCTGGATCCCGGCAGGCCTGTTTTTTCATATGATTCCCGATTCCGGTTCCTGAAGGATACCACGGTGTGGGATCTGATGACCTTTGCGGTCACGGTCCGTACTCCTGTCCGCCTGGACGGGTGTACCGACCGGGAAAGCGCTATGGAAGCGTTGTTTGCATCCACAGCCGCGCCGCACGAGGATGTGCGCCGGATCTATTCTGATATTCCGGCCATGATCCTGAAATATGTACTGGAAGCAGCAGCCGGGATGTCTTTTATGGACTGCGCACGGAAGCTGGTCCTAGAGCCGGCGGGCATGTCAGAGACCTGGTCCGCGGTTCCGCCGGAACGCCGGAAAGACTGCCAGTGCTACGACCGGGAACACCGGATCGAGAACGGGCAGCAGATTCTCCGGGAAGGATGGAAACCCGGGGTTCCGCATGATCCCAAGGCGGCGGTACTGCAGGGCGATACAGGAGATCTTTGCGGGCATGCCGGCCTGTTTTCCACCCGAGGGGATATGGTGCGGTTCTGCCGGGCAGTGCTGGAACGGAAAATTGTCGGGGAGGAATCCCTGAGGGAAATGGCGGTCAACCGGACCGGACGGAAGCGTACGAACGGGGCCTGGACACAGTTCCTGGGAATTCAGTGCTATGTGCGTCACCCGGATCAGTACTATTCGGAAATACCCTGCTATATGGGGAAACAGGCCTTCGGAATCGGCGGTTTCACGGGCAACCATGTTTCCGTGGATCCGGAACATGATCTCTTTGCGGTCTTCCTGGGAAACCGGGTGCTGAACCGGCTGACGGTGCTTGTGCCGGAGGAGGGGAAAACCCTTGCGGATTACAGCCTGAACCCGGACGGGACGGGCTTCTTCCGCTGGAATGATGGGGAAGTAATCCCTTCCTCGGTGAAGTATGTGCATCAGAAGGATGAACACTTTCACAAATCAGTTGCGGAAGCGCTGCAGCTTCCGGCAATTGATTTCAATGAAGAATGA
- a CDS encoding uridylate kinase: MDYQFELVGKIGSMALIRQEDRDIDYNIFSRIGAELKPGMIWVTSGATEIGRLDYIKRTGCELSGDPDQDKADYAAQGQTILMQNYRQFVSPEYGIRQILVEHTHFNDPEKSEHIRSLLIRAARQKTIPIVNYNDPVSDEENRKMELAARREKGEEVHECVDNDETAAVIAGLVKAKTLVLMTSTEGIYQDRRDPSTLVRDVIGKTYEEVERKVRELQNACIGASRAGANGARAKLEYALSCVKGGTTVIIGHARHRLSDLKEGRVPCTRIGVDA; this comes from the coding sequence ATGGATTATCAGTTTGAACTGGTTGGCAAGATCGGCAGCATGGCGCTGATCCGGCAGGAAGACCGGGATATTGACTACAACATTTTTTCCAGAATCGGGGCTGAACTGAAGCCCGGCATGATCTGGGTGACCAGCGGCGCGACGGAAATCGGCCGGCTGGATTATATCAAGCGGACAGGATGCGAACTGAGCGGAGATCCGGATCAGGACAAGGCGGATTACGCTGCCCAGGGACAAACCATCCTGATGCAGAATTACCGTCAGTTTGTTTCACCGGAATACGGCATCCGCCAGATCCTGGTGGAGCATACCCACTTCAATGACCCGGAAAAGAGTGAGCATATCCGCTCACTGCTGATCCGCGCCGCACGGCAGAAAACTATCCCGATTGTGAATTACAACGACCCGGTATCCGACGAGGAAAACCGGAAGATGGAACTGGCTGCCCGGCGGGAAAAGGGTGAAGAGGTTCACGAGTGCGTGGACAATGATGAAACGGCAGCGGTGATTGCCGGCCTGGTGAAGGCGAAGACCCTGGTGCTGATGACCTCCACGGAGGGGATTTACCAGGATCGCCGGGATCCCAGCACCCTGGTGCGGGACGTGATCGGCAAGACTTATGAAGAAGTGGAACGCAAGGTGCGGGAACTGCAGAATGCATGCATCGGCGCCAGCCGCGCCGGGGCAAACGGCGCCCGCGCCAAGCTGGAATACGCGCTGAGCTGCGTGAAGGGCGGCACCACGGTGATTATCGGGCATGCCCGTCACCGGCTGAGCGACCTGAAAGAGGGAAGGGTGCCCTGTACCCGAATCGGTGTGGATGCCTGA